Proteins encoded in a region of the Brevefilum fermentans genome:
- a CDS encoding ornithine carbamoyltransferase, giving the protein MQTNLRGRDLISDLDFSKEEVETVLDVAFDLKRKRALGQPHAYLRDKVLGLLFFFTSTRTRCSFEAGMAQLGGHAAFIESQTTQISHGDTATEIGEILGRYFDGIAIRQCDWGIGNRYLNEVANAARVPLLSMQCDVYHPPQCLADLMTIWEKKGRDLRGKKIVVSWAYASSYSKPISVPQSLILQMPRFGLDVVLAHPPEFELMPEIMDQAREQARKYKTGFDVVDSMEEGFKDADIVYAKSWGPLVNITDPAEITRVTNKYESWITDARKMALAKEDAIFMHPLPADRNIEVTDEVLDGPQSVVFDEAENRLHAQKAVMALTMA; this is encoded by the coding sequence ATGCAAACAAATTTACGTGGACGAGATTTAATCAGCGACCTTGACTTCAGTAAAGAAGAAGTTGAAACCGTTTTAGATGTCGCATTCGATCTTAAGCGGAAACGTGCCCTCGGTCAACCGCACGCCTACCTGCGCGACAAAGTCCTGGGATTGTTGTTTTTCTTTACCAGCACCCGGACGCGCTGCAGTTTTGAAGCGGGTATGGCTCAATTAGGAGGTCATGCTGCTTTTATCGAATCGCAGACCACTCAGATCTCTCATGGCGACACGGCAACGGAAATTGGCGAAATTCTGGGTCGTTATTTTGACGGCATCGCCATCCGTCAATGCGATTGGGGCATTGGCAACCGCTACCTCAACGAGGTCGCCAATGCAGCACGCGTGCCCTTGCTGAGTATGCAATGTGACGTTTACCATCCGCCACAATGTTTAGCAGACCTGATGACCATTTGGGAGAAGAAAGGCCGCGATCTGCGCGGAAAGAAGATCGTTGTTTCGTGGGCATATGCCTCCTCCTATTCAAAACCCATTTCTGTCCCGCAATCTCTGATTCTGCAGATGCCCCGCTTTGGTCTGGATGTGGTTCTGGCTCACCCACCCGAGTTTGAACTGATGCCCGAAATTATGGATCAGGCGCGCGAACAAGCTCGCAAGTACAAAACCGGCTTTGATGTTGTTGACAGCATGGAAGAGGGTTTCAAAGATGCGGATATTGTCTATGCCAAATCCTGGGGTCCCCTGGTTAACATCACTGATCCCGCAGAAATCACCCGGGTGACCAACAAATACGAGAGCTGGATCACCGACGCGCGAAAAATGGCTTTAGCCAAAGAAGATGCCATCTTTATGCATCCTTTACCAGCGGACCGAAACATTGAAGTGACGGATGAGGTGTTGGATGGTCCGCAATCGGTTGTGTTTGATGAAGCCGAGAACCGTCTGCACGCGCAAAAGGCTGTCATGGCGTTGACGATGGCGTAA
- the arcC gene encoding carbamate kinase yields the protein MGRQGIAVVAVGGNALIKDKAHQTVQDQYEAAKDTMKHIVDMIQKGWDVVITHGNGPQVGFILRRSELARHEMHEVPLDYCGADTQGAIGYMFQNALQNEFKDRGMQKDAAAVVTQTIVDKNDPAFQNPTKPIGSFMDEEEAQRRAKNEGWTVVEDAGRGWRRVVPSPIPTRIVEAKVIETLIRAGIIVVAVGGGGIPVVEDEAGRVTGVEAVIDKDFGSALLAANIRADLFVISTAVEKVALYFNTPDQVFLDQMTVAKAKQYIEEGHFAAGSMLPKIQAIIKFFDEGGKKALITDPKHISDALEGKTGTWIVP from the coding sequence ATGGGAAGACAAGGAATTGCAGTCGTTGCGGTGGGCGGCAATGCGCTGATCAAAGATAAGGCGCACCAAACGGTTCAGGACCAGTATGAGGCTGCCAAAGATACGATGAAACACATCGTGGATATGATTCAAAAAGGCTGGGACGTGGTGATCACGCACGGTAACGGCCCACAGGTGGGTTTTATCCTGCGGCGTTCAGAACTCGCCCGGCATGAAATGCACGAAGTCCCGTTGGATTACTGCGGTGCTGATACCCAGGGCGCAATTGGATATATGTTCCAAAACGCGCTCCAAAATGAGTTTAAAGACCGCGGCATGCAGAAAGATGCCGCAGCCGTCGTAACGCAAACCATTGTCGACAAAAATGACCCTGCCTTTCAGAATCCCACCAAGCCCATCGGCTCCTTTATGGATGAAGAAGAGGCACAGCGACGCGCCAAAAATGAGGGCTGGACAGTGGTGGAAGATGCCGGCCGCGGCTGGCGGCGTGTGGTTCCCTCACCCATCCCCACCCGCATCGTTGAAGCTAAGGTGATCGAGACCCTGATTCGCGCTGGAATCATTGTGGTGGCGGTCGGCGGCGGCGGGATCCCGGTGGTGGAGGACGAAGCGGGTCGGGTTACAGGTGTTGAAGCTGTAATTGACAAAGATTTTGGTTCGGCGCTGTTGGCTGCAAACATTCGGGCAGATTTATTCGTCATCAGCACGGCTGTTGAAAAAGTGGCTCTTTACTTCAATACGCCCGACCAGGTTTTCCTGGATCAAATGACTGTTGCAAAAGCCAAACAATATATCGAAGAGGGCCATTTTGCTGCCGGTAGTATGCTGCCAAAAATTCAGGCGATCATCAAA
- a CDS encoding GntR family transcriptional regulator, with protein sequence MQNDLREMIENSPKGTKLPSEPQLASELGVSRATLREAMRTFESQGFLRRRQGLGTFVEKPTRVIETGLEVLESIETLGKKIGLNVTMGALDIKHALADEMQAEKLHLRVGAPILQVKRVIITDHAPVAYLIDILPDHVITLKTIEDQFTGSMLDLLNRFVNPPLSESKTEISAVHAHSEVAKALDIQRGDTLLLLSGVLFDVEGHPVDFSYSYFLPGYFKLHIVRKIGRFEIQ encoded by the coding sequence TTGCAAAACGACCTGAGGGAGATGATTGAAAATTCTCCTAAGGGAACGAAATTGCCGTCAGAACCCCAGTTGGCGAGCGAGTTGGGCGTTTCTCGGGCGACTTTGCGAGAGGCAATGCGCACCTTTGAAAGCCAGGGTTTCCTTCGGCGCAGGCAGGGCTTGGGAACTTTTGTTGAGAAACCAACCCGGGTGATTGAAACCGGTCTTGAAGTGCTGGAAAGCATCGAAACGCTGGGAAAGAAAATTGGTCTGAATGTCACGATGGGCGCCCTGGATATCAAGCATGCCCTGGCAGATGAGATGCAGGCTGAAAAATTGCATCTGCGGGTGGGGGCGCCCATTTTACAAGTCAAACGTGTGATTATCACCGATCACGCACCGGTGGCGTATTTAATCGATATCTTACCGGACCACGTCATCACTCTGAAAACGATTGAAGACCAATTTACTGGCTCGATGCTTGATCTTCTGAATCGGTTTGTGAATCCACCTTTGTCGGAATCCAAAACCGAGATCAGTGCAGTCCATGCACATTCGGAAGTGGCAAAAGCCCTGGACATCCAGCGAGGAGATACCTTGCTGCTGTTGTCGGGTGTGCTGTTTGATGTTGAAGGGCACCCGGTAGACTTTTCTTACAGCTATTTTCTCCCGGGTTATTTCAAGCTGCACATCGTCAGGAAAATTGGACGTTTCGAAATACAATGA